One window of the Anopheles cruzii chromosome 2, idAnoCruzAS_RS32_06, whole genome shotgun sequence genome contains the following:
- the LOC128278453 gene encoding zinc finger protein 14-like, which yields MYLKKALSSGVQPFECQVCHKAFVSQQTLNSHSKIHNKDQYHQCPQCPAKFAHAGKLPIHIRTHHTVEKPFVCKICNKAFAVSFQLTSHMHTHNDKRQFICHYCSAKFTYATTLETHIRRTHASAEIPSRPYQCKICNKSFKTHSTLIHHRKIHTNGRQHECSQCPAKFYDPSSLKIHIRFHTGERPYVCKVCDKAFYTSSHLKTHCRTHNKDEQYQCTYCPARFAQPAYLKIHIRRHTGERPFMCEICAANFKDETSLKNHIRRIHEAIPSKTVECKICNKVLSSLSISKHMKTHQSSSTKLKSNIRRTPARPGRTRSTNVECNLCNKVLSCQSSLKKHKRTHEPKLEADKKYQCPKCPSKFYESGALQRHIRHHTGERPYVCKVCDKAFHTSTNLKTHGKTHNKDQQQ from the coding sequence CCTTTTGAGTGCCAAGTCTGCCATAAAGCGTTTGTTTCGCaacaaactttaaacagcCACAgcaaaattcataacaaggatcAATATCACCAATGTCCTCAATGTCCCGCGAAGTTTGCGCACGCAGGGAAATTACCCATTCATATACGCACCCATCATACCGTGGAAAAGccttttgtttgcaaaatttgTAACAAAGCGTTTGCTGTATCATTCCAGCTGACTAGTCATATGCATACGCACAACGACAAGAGGCAATTTATTTGTCATTACTGTTCTGCTAAATTTACCTATGCGACAACACTCGAAACCCACATTCGTCGAACCCATGCCAGTGCAGAAATTCCCAGCAGGCCTTATCAGTGCAAAATTTGCAACAAATCTTTCAAAACACATTCCACCCTGATACATCATAGAAAAATTCATACCAATGGCAGACAACATGAATGTTCTCAGTGTCCCGCTAAGTTCTACGACCCATCTTCCCTCAAAATACACATCCGCTTTCATACCGGAGAAAGGCCTTATGTATGTAAAGTTTGCGACAAAGCGTTCTATACATCCTCTCATCTAAAAACGCATTGTAGAACCCACAACAAAGACGAACAGTATCAATGTACCTATTGCCCGGCTAGGTTTGCGCAACCTGCTTACCTTAAAATTCATATTCGTAGGCACACCGGTGAAAGGCCTTTTATGTGCGAAATTTGTGCTGCTAATTTTAAAGATGAAACGTCGCTTAAAAACCACATCCGTCGAATCCACGAAGCAATACCTAGCAAAACTGTTGAGTGTAAAATATGTAACAAAGTTTTAAGTTCACTAAGCATATCTAAGCATATGAAAACTCACCAATCCTCATCAACAAAGCTTAAAAGCAACATCCGCCGTACACCCGCCAGACCCGGACGAACACGCAGCACTAATGTAGAGTGCAACTTATGCAACAAAGTCTTAAGTTGCCAAAGCAGCTTAAAGAAACATAAGAGAACTCACGAACCCAAGTTAGAGGCGGACAAAAAATATCAGTGTCCTAAATGTCCCTCTAAATTCTACGAATCAGGTGCTCTTCAAAGGCATATCCGCCATCACACCGGAGAACGaccttatgtgtgtaaagtgtGCGACAAAGCATTTCATACATCAACGAATCTGAAAACGCATGGTAAAAcccacaacaaggaccaacagcaaTAA